The Verrucomicrobiia bacterium genomic interval AGACCGTGAATATGAGGACAACGTTCTGCCCGATCACGGCGATCCGCAGGTGGTTTTCCCAAAAACAACAGCAGTCACCGCAGCCGCCACCGCAGCCCTGGCCCAATGCGCCTCCTCGCCGAAATTCAAAGCCCTGTTTCCCGAGGCTGCCGCGCTCTACCTGAAGAAGGCGCGGCTGGGCTGGTCGTTCTTGATGAAGGCCATTGCCAAATACGGCAAGGATGGCACTTACCAGAAAATTACCCATTATGGCGATGAATTCATGCATGACGACGAGCTGGCCTGGGCGGCTTGCGAGATGTACCTGGCAACGGGCGACAAGGATTGTGAGAAAAGGCTCAGCGACTGGCTGAACCCGTCGGATCCCAACACGCGGCGATGGGGTTGGTGGCGTCTCTATGACTCCTATGGATGCGCTATCCGCAGCTACGCCTTTGCGGTAAAGAGCGGGCGGGTCAAACCCGGGCAGCTCAATCCGCTGCTGCTCGAGCAATGCCAGGATGAAATTGATGCCGACGGCCAGGACCAACTCCAGCGCGCCGAGGCCAGCGCCTATGGGACCAGTTTCCCTATCGAGACCAAGCGCGCTATGAGCGCGGGTTGGTACTTTTCAAGCGATGCGGCGTTCGATTTGGCGGTAGCCTATCAACTGGATTACCCGGTTAAGAGAGACCCACGCCCAAAACTGCTCGAGGCGCTGCTGAGCAATCTCAATTACGAAGAAGGCTGTAATCCGGTGAACGTCACCTACCTGACCGGCCTGGGATGGAAACGGCAGCGGGAAATTGTGGACCAGTATGCCCAGAACGATCGGCGGGTGCTGCCTCCCACGGGCGTTCCCTTGGGCAATATCCAGGCCGGATTCGGTTGGAATTCAACTTACAATTCCGAATTGGATGAGCTGAGCTTTCCACCCGACGGCGCCCAGGACTCCCCGTATCCGTTTTATGATCGATGGGGCGACGGGTTCAACTTAAGCCAGGAGTTTGTCATTGTGAACCAGGCGAGGGCCTTGGGTTACCTGGCGTGGCTGATGGCGCAGACCCCTTTGAAAAGCCAACCCTGGAAACCGATTCCGGGCCGCATTGCCGGCGTGCCCTCTCTCCCATCCAAGGCTGCCAAGGTCGTGGCGAGCCTTTCAGCCTCGGGGATCGATCTTTCCTCGGCTCGCATCGTATGGGAGGCCAATGATCAGCAGCCGGTCTTAGGCCAAACTTTCACTCTCCATCCTGGCCTCTCCGGTCTGCAATGGCTTGAAGCCGAGGCCCAACTGCCCGATGGCCGGCGAATCTTTGCCGTTCGCGACGCGGCGCATCCGCAATTAACACCGGGGCTTTAGCCCTTTGGGGTCTCGCGCCAGATAGCTCTGCTGTATTCACCCACTTTCTCCTGCTGTGGGCGCAGCGTACGGTCTTCATCGGCGAAAGCTTAGTTGCACCGATTTAACAAACAAAAGCCGCTCCTGGCAGGGCGGCAAAGAGGAGTGCGACCAAGCGGAGCCATCAAACGATGGAACGGAACCGAATCGGATGAATGGGAGTGGGATTAGTCCTGCAATGAAACTGCTTTTCGTTCATCAACACCTCGGCGAATTCGGGGGTGCCGAGACTAATATTCACCTGACTTCGGGTGAATTGCGCCGGCGGGGGCACTCACTCAGCCTGCTCTATGAGAGCGGCACAGGCCGCGATGAAGCGGCGTGGCGTGAGATTTTTTCTGATTGCTATGGTTTGGCCAGACCGGCCAATCGCGAAAAGATCGAGGCGGTTTTAGACCAAGTCCAGCCGGAAGTGATATACCTGCACAAAATGGCCGGGCTGGATGTTTTGGAGCTGTTGCTCGACTCTGGCATTCCCATCGTGCGGATGGTCCACGATCACTCCTTGTACTGCATGCGCGAGTACAAATACAATTACTTCACACGCAACATCTGCACTCGCCCGGTATCGGGTTTTTGTATCTTTCCCTGCCTGGGGTCGCTGGTTCGAAGCCGGGAGCGGTCCGGATTGCCGGTTGCCTGGCGCAGCTATGCCGCCAAAAAACGCGAGGTGCGCCTCAACCAGCAATGCGCCCGGTTGATCGTCTATTCCCACTATCTGAAAGGGGAATTGGTTCAAAACGGATTTGATCCGGCTAAGATCGAAGTGTGTGTTCCGATGAGAGTTCGAGTCAATGAGCGGATGACCACCAACTTCAGCGAGCGCAACCTGCTGCTGTTTGTAGGTCAGATCATCCGGGGCAAAGGGGTTGATGTCCTGTTACGGGCCTTGGCGCGGGTGCGCACGCCCTTTCAGTGCGCCATTGTCGGAGACGGCAATCATCGGCGGTCTTGCGAAAAGCTATGCGCTAAACTCGGCTTGAATGGCCGGGTCCAATTTCATGGCTATGTGCCCCCCTCCCAACTGCGGAATTATTACCTCAACGCAAGCGTGTTCCTGATGAGTTCGCTTTGGCCCGAGCCCTTCGGCATGGCCGGCCCCGAAGCGATGTGTTACGGCGTGCCAGTCGTGGGGTTTGATGCCGGCGGCATCCGGGAATGGTTAATCGATGGCCACAACGGCTATCTGGTCCCCTGGAACGATACGGCGGCCTTTACTGCGCGCATCGACGAGTTGCTTGTCAATAAAGACCGCGCCAGGCAATTGGGCAACCGGGCCAAGGACTGGGTCAAACGCTACGATGCTCCAAAGCAAATTGATATTTTGGAGAACGCCTTCCGGCGCGCCGCGCACCAGGAGCAGACCTTGTTGCCGAATTCGATGCCGGCGCCAGTTTCCCTTTGTTTATGAATGATCCGATTCAAGATTCTCTTTTGCGGCGCTACGCCGCCGCCCAAACCAGCCGTGGCCGCCTCTTGCTCAAGCTGCACCTGCTCCAGCAACGCCTGCGGGCGCAGTGGTTTATTTATGGCGCGGACCTGGTAAAGCGCGGCTTTGACGTTCTGGTTAGCGCGTTTTTCCTGCTCCTGCTTAGTCCGCTTTTTGGTCTGATCGCCCTTGCGGTTTGGGTCGAGGATGGCGGCGCCATCTTTTTCGCCCAGACGCGAGTAGGCCGGTATGGGCGCCCGTTCAAGATGTATAAAATCCGCTCGATGTGCCTCGATGCCGAGCAGCGGCTCGAGGAGGTCTGGAAGCGCAATCAGCACAAAGAAGGAATCACCTTCAAAATCAAGGATGACCCGCGCATTACGCGGGTTGGAAAGTGGTTGCGGAAATACTCCTTTGACGAGCTGCCTCAGCTTTATAATGTCCTCATTGGCGACATGTCGCTGGTCGGCCCGCGCCCGCCCGTTCCCCGCGAGGTGGCCATGTACTCGCTGGCCGACCGGCGCCGGCTCGCCGCCCGCCCGGGCATTACCTGCGTTTGGCAGATCAGTGGCCGCAGCGAAATCGATTTTTCCGGCCAGGTCAAACTCGACGTGGATTACATCGAAAAGCAAAGCTTTTGGATGGACCTACAGATTCTGGCCCGAACGGTCCCCGCAGTTATGTCAGGAAAAGGCGCTTGCTAATGAAGCCACTATTGATTTGTCCCACTCAACGTCCTCCAGTGAAGCTCCTATCGGATTCAGGTCCTCTGGCGGCCTTGCCACTGCTGGGTCAAAGCCTGCTGGAATATTGGCTTTCCTACTGGGCGCTCGCAGGAGCGCGGGAGGTGCTTCTGGTGGTCCACGAGTGTCCCGAAACAATCTGCGCTTTAGCTGGAACAGGAGCGCGTTGGGGCTTAAAGCTCAAGACAATTGTCGAATCGCGCGAGCTGACCCCAGCGCAGGCCTTATTAAAATTCGCACCCGAGTTGGACCCAGCCCCGGCGCCAAACAGCGTTGTGACCCTCGACCATTTTCCGGGGGTTCCCGAGAGGCCGTTGTTTGCGAGTTACGACAGTTGGTACAAGGCGCTGGTCGAGTGGATGCCCTGCGCGCTCACCCCGGACCGAGTCGGCGTACACCAGGCGCGCCCTGGGGTTTGGGTCAACGCCCAGGCCCATATCGCCCCCCAAGCCCAATTGCGCCCGCCGTGCTGGATCGGACGGCACGCCTTGATTGGCGCCGGAGCAACAATCGGTCCCGGCAGCATCATCGAGGACGGGGCGTTCGTCGAGCCGGGCGCTGAGATCATCCAAAGTTGGGTCGGGCCGGACACATTCGTCGGGAAGTTTGCGCGATTGGCCCATTCCTTGGCCCGGGGGAACACTTTAATTGACTGGCAGAGCGGCAGCTCGACGATGGTGCCCGACCCGTTTCTTTTGTGCGCCTTGCGTACACCCAAACAGCGGCGCACTGCCGGCTGGCTCGCCCGGCTCAACCAGCTTTACGCGCGCGGTAAAGGTGAGAGCGGTCTGGCCTGGAAAGGCCTCTTGCTCAATAGGAGAGCTGACGGATGATTATCTCCCCGCATGCACTGGGCGTGAGGCTCAGCCAGGTTGCCGAGCCGGACAGCGCCAATGTCGCAGCCTTTGAGGAGGCGATTGGCAGCTTGCTCACGGCCGCTCCTGTTCAAATCGACATCGGGCATGAACTGCAGCTCGCCCGTTCGATTCAAGAGTCGTTTCTGCCCATAAATTTTCCCCCATTGCAGAGCTTTGACCTGGCCGGCTTCTGCCGGAATGCGCATCAGGTGGGCGGTGATTTTTACGATGTGTTGCCTGTTGCTTCTGACTCCCTCCTGTTGCTCGTCGCCGATGTGATGGGCAAAGGAATCCCCGCTGCCCTTTTTGCAGCAACACTCCGCGCTTTAATCCGCTCCCTGGCCGAGTGGACCCATAGCCCCGCCGAGTTGCTGGCGCGCGCCAACCGCCTGATGTTCCAGGACCTCTCCCGGGTTGATATGTTCGTCACAGCCCAGGTTGCTCTGCTGGAAACCTCCGCGCGGCGTCTGACCATCGCCAGCGCCGGCCATTGCCCATTGTTGGTGGCAGATGCCCTGGGCGAAATCAAGGCCCTCTCGCCCGATGGCATTCCCATCGGCATCGATGCAAACGCCGCATTTAAGGAGCAGAGTCTTTTACTGACAACCGGAGGCTGCGCCCTTCTTTATAGCGACGGTGTCACTGAAGCTCAAAATCCGATGGGTGAGTTTTTCGGCCAGGCCGGCCTCGAGCAGCTTCTTCTCGAAGCCGTCGGCCAGACGCAAAGCGCGGCCAGCGTCAAAGAGAACTTGCTCTCCATGCTGACTCTGTTCCAAGCCGGAACGCAGCCAAGAGATGATCAAACCTTCCTGGTTCTGGCCGGTTGATAGCCGGAGGGCCCTTCACGGCCAATGGAGATGTTCGTGCAGGAAAGCGAAGGTCCCCTGGCCGTGAATCGTATGCGGCCCTGTAAACCACTCGATGGCGCATTGACCCTCAAGCCCCAACCGCGCCTCATACAGATACCGCACCTTGGCGAACTCGTATGCCACCGTTTCATCAGGCGCAACGCCGTCGAAATGCCCGCGTTCGACCATGAATGGGCGTGGGGCAATTAAAGCCGCCATCTCCGCATAATTGAAGGTGCGGCCGAGGTCGAACTCGAAAATCTCGTACTCGGGCAACCAAACATAACTATAGGGACTGAGAGTCGAAGCGCACTTCCATACCCAGTCGTTGAAATCACCCGCGCAGATGGATAGGCAATAGTTTGTCACCAGGGCCGGCACGCGCATCGCCGTCTTGCCGCCGTAGCTCAAGCCGTAAAATCCAATCCGGGCCGGATCGACGAATGGCTGCGTTTTGAGCCAGTCGGTGATCCGTTGATGCTGCGGCGCCATAATGGAAAACAACGTTTTGCCCAGAGGATTGGCCTTGCGTTGAAGCGTGCGAAAGCGGTCGCCAAAAATATAGAGGTTTTGCGGCGCGAAAGTCACAAAGCCTTGCTCGCATAGCCGTGCGGCGAAATCGTGATAGTAATGGCTGTCGCCGGTTATCGTGTCCTGCGGACGGCCCTCCAGACCATGCTGGCAAACCACCACTGGCCGCCGTTCACCGGGCTTGAGGTCTTTGGGCAGCAGAAGAATCCCGTAAGCGCTCACGTCCGGAAACACATCGAGCACGACTTCGTAGCCGGTCCATTTCGGCTGGTCATAGGCCAATCGCGAACGCGCATGAGCCGGCAGCAGGCGGTCGTCAAACCGGCCAATGACCTGGCGGTAAAAGAAATCGCGGTAGCCGTCGGCGCTCAGGCGGAATTTTTCCGGCGATGTCGTATCGAGCTTTGCCATGAACTCCTGGCGCACGTAAGGGCTCTGAGCCAGGAGCAACTGGCTGTGGCGGTCCAACTCATGCAACTGCGGCTCCTGCCGGGCCGCTGGGTCGAACCCGGGCCACAGGTTCTCAGGGGCCGCCTCTTGCGGGGCCAGGCGAGCCTTGCTGCTCAGCGCGCTTAAGAAAGCTTTCAAAGCGCCTTCACTGCCAAAGGGTCCCGTCCCCGCCTTGCCACTGACGACCAACTCCAATTTCGGCGAGGGCTTCAGCCCGGCGACCAGACCGCGGGCGCGCGCAAATTCCGAGCGGACATCTTCCAGCCTGGGAGACTCAAGAATTCCCGGCGCGCCCTTGACCCGTTGCGATGCGACGTACGCGCTGCCACCGGGCAGGGTCAGTTCCGGGCCACCGGCGGCCTCGACGATCAAGCTACGGGGCGCGATCATCCCCGCCACCTCTGTATCCCCAAATTCATCCAGCAGACCAAACACATTGCGGTCCACTGGTTGCCGCCAGATGACCTTGCGCCGCTCATCGAAGTATCCGCTGACGCACGCGGCCCTGATCCGCGTGTCCAGCGCTGCGGTGTAAAACGCCAGCAAACCGCCTTCCCCCCACCCGATCACCCCGATTTTGAGCGCAGAATTTGTGCTTTGCGCGCTCATCCAGTCTATTGCCGCCAGGACTTTTTCAATCTCATAACCAATGATGTGACGGCCCAGCTCGAAAGCTGAGCGATAAATGAATTCGCGATTCGAAAGCCCCCTTTGCGCGTTGATTCGCCGGTTGATCAACATCGGAACGATCACTCGGCACCCGCTCTCGACCAGGCGCCGCGCTAACTGGCTCTCGGGCGCAATGCCCCCGGCCAATCCCGCCAGTTGCTCAGGCGTCTGGTCGGCGTCCGGGAGCGCAACGACATTTGCAACGGGCGCATTGCTTGGCACGAGCAGCAGTCCTTCTCCGGTGACATCCCCGAATGCCGGCCAGTGCACGGCAAACACCTCATAACCCTGCCCGCGCCCACAAAGAGCGGGCCGGGCAGTGGTCGCGATGAGTTCAAGTTCGACTTTGCCAACTCGCTGGTCGCGCACTCCAAGGATATGAGCCAAACGCTGCCTGTTGGCGGCCAGGGACGACTCGTAAGCCTGCCATGAGGAAAAATCTCTGTGCCAAAACTGCTCCCGTCCCGCGAGCGATTCCTCAAGCTTGCGCAGTAAGAACCGGTCCACGCCCGCCACAAGGTTTGAGGCCACATCCCCCTCTATCGTCAGTGGAGCGGTGCCCGCAAGCGGTTGTAGCGGCGCGCCACAAGCCCAGGCCAAACTGGCAAGCCAGAACAGCAGAAGCCGTTGAGCAAGTCCTATCTTCATTGAACACCGGGTCATGTTCCAAGTTAAGCCGGAGTTTTGCAAGCGTGGCACGTCTTCTTCGATGAAGCTTGAGGACTTCTAATCGCAGGTGGTTTCCGGTGGTTTGGACCCAGAGCCAGCCGCGGGTTCAAGCCCCGTAGGGGTAACCTGTTCAGCCTCGGTTTTGGAACCAGCGCCCACTCACCGGCCCACCCAATTCTCCAACAACGGCCCACTGGCACCGTACACTGGGTCCATCTTCGGCAGGCGCACCCGGGCGATGTTTTTATCCGCACGCGGGCGTTCGCCGGCCCTGCCATAGTTCATGTCCCAATCTTGGCCTTCCGGATAGGCGCCGACGACCCCGAAATCAGCGCTCGAACCAAGGTTCTTGTGAGCCACTCCGGCGGGTATAATGACGACATCGCCGCCGTGAATCTCTTGTATGACGCCCGCTTCGCCGCCAAGCTGGACCTTTGCTGAGCCGCTATAGACGCCCAGCACTTCATGGGCCGTGCTGTGGTAGTGGTGATAAGGATAAATGCCATTCCGCCAAGTGGCACTCCAGCCGTGCCCGGCAAACAGTTGCTCAAAAATCGCCGCAGGCTCCTCCTCCGGCAGTACGACCGCTCCCCGATAAACCAGCAGCGGCAGTTTGCTGTTCGGAAAGACCCCGTCATCCTTCAATTCCTGCGCCACCACATCGGGTTCATGCACAAACTGCTCGAAGTGCGATGCTGTTCCCCTCGTATCCATTTTCGATCTCATGAGCCAAACTTACGCCACCGCAACCTGGGATCAAGCAACTGGCATTACCCATTAGGCGAGAAGGTTTTCCTGCGCACTTTACGGATTTTAACACACAACTGAACAAAAACGGTAAAGAGATTTCCGTTGACGTGTCGTCGATTATAGATGTAATCTACCGAAGGATTGCAGATGTAATCGACCAACAACCAATGAAAATTCCCCGTATTTCCGATGCCGAGTGGGAGGTTATGCGAGTCGTCTGGAAACAGGAGCCTTGTTCCGCCAGTGAAATCATTGCGGCGCTCGCTCAACGCGACGTTGCCTGGCATCCCAAAACCGTCAAGGCCTTCCTGAACCGGCTTGTCAAAAAGAAAGCTCTCGGTTTCAAGGTGGATGGGCGGGCGTATCTCTATTACCCGCTGGTGCGGCAAAGTGAATGCGCCGAGGCCGCGAGCGTTTCGTTCCTGGACCGGGTGTTCGGTGGCTCCTTGAAGCCGATGGTGGCGCATTTTGTGGCGCGCAAGAGGCTTTCGCGGGAAGAAATTCGCGAATTGAAAGAGCTGTTGGACAGCCAGGAGTAAGGAGACCCAATGGACCTTTTTCTTGAAAGCAATTCGTGGCGCTTGTTGCTCAAAGCTTCATGGCAGGCCACCGTGCTCATCGTGCTGGTTTTGGCCATGCAACGGCTGCTGGGCCGGCGGCTCAGACCGAGCTGGCGTTATGGGCTCTGGCTGCTGGTCGTGCTGCGGCTGGCTTTGCCTTGGACCTTTCCATCCGCAGTCAGCCTGTTCAACCTGTTGAGCCTCCCGGATGTTTCCAATTCCCTTACACGCGTTGTCAGCCGCTGGAAAATTCCCGCGGCTTCAGATTCGCAGGTCCCGAAAGCGGCCCACGTCACTGCGGTGGGGGTATCCGCTGAGGCGACCGGCGCTTCATTGGAAGCCGCTGCGCCGAGGCTTAGCGCCGAACGTTCCTGGCTGCCGCTGGCGTGGGCGGCAGGCGCATTCGTGTTTACGCTTGGCCTGACTGTTAATCATCTCCGGTTCCACCGGCGCGTGGCGCGGAGCCGCCCGCTCATTGATGAACCGGCTCTGAATCTACTCGAGGACTGCAAACAAAGGATGGGAATTCGCACGCCGATAATGCTAGTGGAAACAGCCGCAGTGGACGGGCCGTCCCTATTCGGATTTTTGCGGCCCAGGCTCTTGTTGCCGGCAGGGTTCACGCGCCAGTTTTCCCATGACGAACTGCGTTTTGTCTTCCTGCATGAGCTGGGTCACGTCAAGCGCCACGATATCCCGCTGGGCTGGCTGACCGTGCTCCTGCAAATCCTTCACTGGTTCAATCCCCTGGTTTGGCTGGCGTTTTCCCGAATGCGAGTGGACCGCGAACTGGCCTGCGACGCCCTGGCTCTTTCGTATGCGGAGGAACAAGAGGCAAAGTCGTATGGCCTCACTATTGTGAAAGTGCTCGAGAATTTTGGCGACTCGCTGCGGGCGCCTGGCTTGGCTGGAATCATTGAAGATAGACAACACCTGAAAGAAAGGATTCGTATGATCACGCAATTCCATAAATCCAATCGCGGCCTTGCTGTGGCCGCGCTACTGTTCATTGGCCTCGGGCTGATTACACTGACTGATGCCCAGTCCGGAGATACGACCGCTGCCAGTACGTATGAACAGCAAC includes:
- a CDS encoding glycoside hydrolase family 9 protein — its product is MNMGNSRLLTTGVALMLALNGSGAAPDFDQSQLLSLPAVGFSRLRVLSPTTLELLLVTTKTPGSPPTVWNFIDAKGQAHLPAPGQFLISAAGKTLGVKAVGFKRRVCYAPFKHWDLRIANWLYLQLAEPIQENQTVSVSNPGGALWKEPARFVARNDPFRWSPVLHVNQTGYLTAYSKKAMVGYFLGSLGELELQPQTVQQTRTDPMAFEVLDSASNREVFHGLLAARPDHGFPFNCYQRVFEADFTALKAPGDYRLFVRGLGTSFPFRIGDEVAGAFARTYALGIYHQRCGTSNALPYTRFVHGACHTAPAEVPTMSARFESVNDSLAKESANYKDNPRHTAPQLKNVAASLYPFVNPGPVDVSGGHHDAGDYSKYTINSAAFIHHLVFAADVFPGVAALDNLGLPESGDGKSDVLQEVKWEADFLAKMQDADGGFYFLVYPRDREYEDNVLPDHGDPQVVFPKTTAVTAAATAALAQCASSPKFKALFPEAAALYLKKARLGWSFLMKAIAKYGKDGTYQKITHYGDEFMHDDELAWAACEMYLATGDKDCEKRLSDWLNPSDPNTRRWGWWRLYDSYGCAIRSYAFAVKSGRVKPGQLNPLLLEQCQDEIDADGQDQLQRAEASAYGTSFPIETKRAMSAGWYFSSDAAFDLAVAYQLDYPVKRDPRPKLLEALLSNLNYEEGCNPVNVTYLTGLGWKRQREIVDQYAQNDRRVLPPTGVPLGNIQAGFGWNSTYNSELDELSFPPDGAQDSPYPFYDRWGDGFNLSQEFVIVNQARALGYLAWLMAQTPLKSQPWKPIPGRIAGVPSLPSKAAKVVASLSASGIDLSSARIVWEANDQQPVLGQTFTLHPGLSGLQWLEAEAQLPDGRRIFAVRDAAHPQLTPGL
- a CDS encoding glycosyltransferase family 4 protein, which codes for MKLLFVHQHLGEFGGAETNIHLTSGELRRRGHSLSLLYESGTGRDEAAWREIFSDCYGLARPANREKIEAVLDQVQPEVIYLHKMAGLDVLELLLDSGIPIVRMVHDHSLYCMREYKYNYFTRNICTRPVSGFCIFPCLGSLVRSRERSGLPVAWRSYAAKKREVRLNQQCARLIVYSHYLKGELVQNGFDPAKIEVCVPMRVRVNERMTTNFSERNLLLFVGQIIRGKGVDVLLRALARVRTPFQCAIVGDGNHRRSCEKLCAKLGLNGRVQFHGYVPPSQLRNYYLNASVFLMSSLWPEPFGMAGPEAMCYGVPVVGFDAGGIREWLIDGHNGYLVPWNDTAAFTARIDELLVNKDRARQLGNRAKDWVKRYDAPKQIDILENAFRRAAHQEQTLLPNSMPAPVSLCL
- a CDS encoding sugar transferase yields the protein MNDPIQDSLLRRYAAAQTSRGRLLLKLHLLQQRLRAQWFIYGADLVKRGFDVLVSAFFLLLLSPLFGLIALAVWVEDGGAIFFAQTRVGRYGRPFKMYKIRSMCLDAEQRLEEVWKRNQHKEGITFKIKDDPRITRVGKWLRKYSFDELPQLYNVLIGDMSLVGPRPPVPREVAMYSLADRRRLAARPGITCVWQISGRSEIDFSGQVKLDVDYIEKQSFWMDLQILARTVPAVMSGKGAC
- a CDS encoding PP2C family protein-serine/threonine phosphatase; protein product: MIISPHALGVRLSQVAEPDSANVAAFEEAIGSLLTAAPVQIDIGHELQLARSIQESFLPINFPPLQSFDLAGFCRNAHQVGGDFYDVLPVASDSLLLLVADVMGKGIPAALFAATLRALIRSLAEWTHSPAELLARANRLMFQDLSRVDMFVTAQVALLETSARRLTIASAGHCPLLVADALGEIKALSPDGIPIGIDANAAFKEQSLLLTTGGCALLYSDGVTEAQNPMGEFFGQAGLEQLLLEAVGQTQSAASVKENLLSMLTLFQAGTQPRDDQTFLVLAG
- a CDS encoding dienelactone hydrolase family protein — its product is MKIGLAQRLLLFWLASLAWACGAPLQPLAGTAPLTIEGDVASNLVAGVDRFLLRKLEESLAGREQFWHRDFSSWQAYESSLAANRQRLAHILGVRDQRVGKVELELIATTARPALCGRGQGYEVFAVHWPAFGDVTGEGLLLVPSNAPVANVVALPDADQTPEQLAGLAGGIAPESQLARRLVESGCRVIVPMLINRRINAQRGLSNREFIYRSAFELGRHIIGYEIEKVLAAIDWMSAQSTNSALKIGVIGWGEGGLLAFYTAALDTRIRAACVSGYFDERRKVIWRQPVDRNVFGLLDEFGDTEVAGMIAPRSLIVEAAGGPELTLPGGSAYVASQRVKGAPGILESPRLEDVRSEFARARGLVAGLKPSPKLELVVSGKAGTGPFGSEGALKAFLSALSSKARLAPQEAAPENLWPGFDPAARQEPQLHELDRHSQLLLAQSPYVRQEFMAKLDTTSPEKFRLSADGYRDFFYRQVIGRFDDRLLPAHARSRLAYDQPKWTGYEVVLDVFPDVSAYGILLLPKDLKPGERRPVVVCQHGLEGRPQDTITGDSHYYHDFAARLCEQGFVTFAPQNLYIFGDRFRTLQRKANPLGKTLFSIMAPQHQRITDWLKTQPFVDPARIGFYGLSYGGKTAMRVPALVTNYCLSICAGDFNDWVWKCASTLSPYSYVWLPEYEIFEFDLGRTFNYAEMAALIAPRPFMVERGHFDGVAPDETVAYEFAKVRYLYEARLGLEGQCAIEWFTGPHTIHGQGTFAFLHEHLHWP
- a CDS encoding cupin domain-containing protein produces the protein MRSKMDTRGTASHFEQFVHEPDVVAQELKDDGVFPNSKLPLLVYRGAVVLPEEEPAAIFEQLFAGHGWSATWRNGIYPYHHYHSTAHEVLGVYSGSAKVQLGGEAGVIQEIHGGDVVIIPAGVAHKNLGSSADFGVVGAYPEGQDWDMNYGRAGERPRADKNIARVRLPKMDPVYGASGPLLENWVGR
- a CDS encoding BlaI/MecI/CopY family transcriptional regulator; amino-acid sequence: MKIPRISDAEWEVMRVVWKQEPCSASEIIAALAQRDVAWHPKTVKAFLNRLVKKKALGFKVDGRAYLYYPLVRQSECAEAASVSFLDRVFGGSLKPMVAHFVARKRLSREEIRELKELLDSQE